A region of Pseudarthrobacter sp. NIBRBAC000502770 DNA encodes the following proteins:
- the smpB gene encoding SsrA-binding protein SmpB: MPKESGRKVVATNRKARHDYHVLDTYEAGIALMGTEVKSLREGHASMVDGFCTFYNDELWMEAIHIPEYNQGSWTNHAARRRRKLLLHREELIKISRKVQEAGYTVVPLQLYFVDGRAKVEIAVARGKREYDKRQTLREQQDNREAQREMRERNRRR, encoded by the coding sequence GTGCCGAAAGAAAGTGGCCGTAAGGTGGTGGCCACCAACCGCAAGGCCCGGCATGACTACCACGTGCTGGACACGTACGAGGCCGGCATCGCGCTGATGGGCACCGAAGTGAAGTCCCTGCGCGAGGGGCATGCCTCCATGGTGGACGGATTCTGCACCTTTTATAACGACGAACTGTGGATGGAAGCGATCCACATTCCCGAATACAACCAGGGAAGCTGGACCAACCATGCCGCCAGGCGGCGGCGGAAGCTGCTGCTGCACCGCGAGGAACTCATCAAGATCTCCCGCAAAGTCCAGGAGGCCGGGTACACCGTCGTTCCGCTGCAGCTCTACTTCGTCGACGGCCGGGCCAAGGTGGAAATCGCGGTTGCCCGGGGCAAGCGGGAGTACGACAAGCGGCAGACCCTGCGCGAGCAGCAGGACAACCG